GAGCGGGCTGCCGGGCTGGCCGGTGCCCCACTGGGCAGGCTGACCGTAGCCGGCGTAGGTCTGGGTCTGGGCGGCTCCGCCGGCCCGGTTGAACTCTTCCGAGCGACGGAACACCGGGTTGTTGCTCTGCATTGGTCTCCTCCTTGGAGGCCTGGATGGCCGTCATCGTGACGGGCCTACCGTGACGGGCTCCATCCTAGACGGCCCGTCACCCGGTGAAACGCAGCAGCGGGCTCGATTAGTTCCGTTCTCATCAAGCTCTCACGAACGGCGTACGGCGCGCACGACGGTGTCACTCACCTCGTGCTCGACCCCCTCGTGGACCTGGGTGCGCGAGACGACGCGCGAGGTGACGACGGTCCACTCGTCGGGGTCGAGGACCGCGGTGACGGCCTCGGGGGTGAACAGCAGGTGGGAGAGCTCGGTGTTGCGCAGGCCCGTGTGGACGTCGTCGGGGTGGTGGGCCAGCACCGCGAGCGTCCCGCCGGGCGCCACGGCGGCCGCGAGGTGGCGGTAGACGGCGTCGAACTGCTCCGGCGGCACGTGCATGAACGAGGCGGTCACCAGGTCGAACCCGCCCGCGGGCACCGGCAGCGGCTCGAGCGCGAAGACGTCGACGCGAGCCCAGGAGGTCCGCTCGGCGACTCCGGCCTCGGCCGCGTGCTGCGCCGCCCGGGCCAGGGCGACCCCGGAGACGTCGACCCCGGTGACGGTCCAGCCCCGCGACGCCAGCCAGACGACGTCGGCCCCCTCACCGCAGCCGATGTCGGCGGCGGTGCCGGGGGCCAGCTCGGCGAGCTCCTCGACCAGGCGGGCGTTGGGCCGACCCGACCAGATCCGGTCCGAGGTCGCGTAGCGCTCGTCCCAGAACTCCTGGGTGAACATCTGGCGCAGGTCGTCGCCGGTCGTCTGCTGGTGGTCGTGGGTGCTCATGGTGACCACGGTGCCACTTCAGGTCGACCTGAGCACAAGGCGTCGCGCCCGACCCGGTCGGCGAGCGGAGGACTAGCCTCTCCGGATGACGCCGGACGAGGTCGGTCGGTACGCCGAGTCGTTGCCGCGGG
The Nocardioides plantarum genome window above contains:
- a CDS encoding SAM-dependent methyltransferase — protein: MSTHDHQQTTGDDLRQMFTQEFWDERYATSDRIWSGRPNARLVEELAELAPGTAADIGCGEGADVVWLASRGWTVTGVDVSGVALARAAQHAAEAGVAERTSWARVDVFALEPLPVPAGGFDLVTASFMHVPPEQFDAVYRHLAAAVAPGGTLAVLAHHPDDVHTGLRNTELSHLLFTPEAVTAVLDPDEWTVVTSRVVSRTQVHEGVEHEVSDTVVRAVRRS